A portion of the Edaphobacter lichenicola genome contains these proteins:
- a CDS encoding S9 family peptidase, whose protein sequence is MTYQRPPEPIEALLDAPASPIARLSPDRRMLLVVQPATFPTIADVAQPRFRLAGLRFNPATNGPSREPYYVSLSLQPTGGGVAKQISGLPSALKATSPQWSPDSRSIAFVQRTASGLELWTIDVASANAQRLQGVRLNGILGSPFVWLPDSSGLLCKVVPGDRGDAPKISDVPTGPHVSENLGSVSPAPTYEDMLKTPEEEAIFEFYATAQLVVAPLKGAVHPPLAKGAIGDVSVSPNGQYALVQEIHRPFSYSFPASEFPLQTEVFNLKTGERKALFDRPLVDYLPIANDAVAVGPRDYEWRSDAPATLVWTEAGDRGDPNAKVEVHDRLFALDAPFDGKPALLLESPMRLSGVDWGTPHFAVATEARWSDRRIRYIAFDVAHPANPKITLYEGSQQDRYHSPGSPYSAPNSTGHDVVQFAPDGKSVYFFSVGATPTGDKPFIATMPLTGGAEKILWRSEDPAYSAPVGLLDHGTALVRRETQTEPPNYFQVSLESSADGYKQITSFASPYAGLKLPTKQLLKYKRADGIELTATLWVPAGYDKSQGPLPTLMEAYPVEFKSRSTAGQVSGSPNRFPRITAGSPVFFTQSGYAVLENASIPIVGEGTAQPNDTYVEQLVAGAKAAIDYGSSLGVVDPKRVAVMGHSYGAFMTANLLAHSDMFRAGIARSGAYNRTLTPYGFQAEERTYWQAPETYYKMSPFNYADKIKTPILLIHGEADDNTGTYPIQSERFYAALKGQGATVRLVFLPLEAHGYEAHESIQHMLWEMNRWLDTYVKPLTPVSTVSGNDSPTH, encoded by the coding sequence ATGACCTATCAAAGACCTCCTGAGCCGATCGAGGCACTCCTCGACGCGCCTGCTTCTCCGATTGCTCGTCTCTCGCCGGATCGCCGGATGCTGCTGGTCGTGCAGCCTGCCACATTCCCGACGATCGCGGATGTGGCGCAGCCTCGCTTCCGGCTGGCTGGTCTGCGTTTCAATCCTGCAACGAACGGTCCAAGTCGTGAGCCTTACTATGTCTCGCTCTCTCTGCAGCCAACTGGGGGTGGCGTCGCGAAGCAGATCAGCGGTCTGCCATCTGCTCTCAAGGCCACCAGTCCACAATGGTCTCCTGACAGTCGTTCTATCGCCTTTGTACAACGGACGGCATCAGGGCTTGAACTGTGGACGATCGATGTAGCTTCCGCAAACGCCCAACGACTGCAAGGGGTTCGACTCAATGGAATACTCGGTTCCCCCTTCGTCTGGCTGCCCGACAGTTCGGGCCTGCTTTGTAAAGTCGTACCGGGCGATCGAGGCGACGCGCCGAAGATAAGCGATGTGCCGACGGGCCCGCACGTCTCTGAAAATCTTGGGAGCGTGAGCCCTGCTCCTACATACGAAGACATGCTGAAGACACCCGAGGAGGAGGCGATCTTCGAGTTCTATGCGACGGCGCAGCTCGTTGTTGCTCCGCTCAAAGGCGCCGTTCATCCGCCTCTGGCGAAGGGCGCGATCGGCGATGTAAGCGTCTCTCCCAACGGTCAGTACGCGCTCGTGCAGGAGATTCACAGACCTTTCAGCTACAGCTTCCCGGCCAGCGAGTTCCCTCTCCAAACCGAAGTCTTCAATCTCAAAACAGGCGAGCGCAAGGCTCTTTTCGATCGCCCTCTCGTCGACTACCTTCCGATCGCGAATGATGCTGTCGCCGTTGGTCCGCGCGACTACGAGTGGCGAAGTGACGCACCGGCCACGCTGGTCTGGACGGAAGCCGGAGATCGCGGAGATCCGAACGCCAAGGTCGAGGTACATGATCGACTCTTCGCACTGGACGCACCCTTCGATGGGAAACCGGCGCTGTTGCTTGAATCCCCCATGCGGTTGTCGGGCGTCGACTGGGGCACTCCGCATTTTGCGGTGGCCACGGAAGCACGCTGGTCTGATCGTCGCATACGCTACATCGCATTCGATGTGGCACATCCAGCGAATCCGAAGATCACACTGTACGAGGGCTCTCAGCAGGATCGATATCACAGTCCCGGCTCCCCCTACTCGGCGCCGAACAGCACTGGACATGATGTGGTTCAGTTCGCACCGGACGGCAAGTCCGTTTACTTCTTCTCTGTTGGCGCAACACCGACAGGAGATAAACCCTTCATCGCGACCATGCCGCTGACCGGCGGGGCGGAGAAGATCCTGTGGCGTAGTGAAGATCCTGCATATTCCGCTCCCGTAGGGCTCCTCGACCACGGGACCGCACTGGTTCGGCGTGAGACACAGACCGAACCTCCGAACTACTTCCAGGTCTCTCTGGAATCGAGCGCGGATGGCTATAAACAGATCACCAGCTTCGCCTCTCCCTATGCCGGACTCAAGTTGCCAACCAAGCAGCTTCTCAAATACAAGCGAGCCGATGGGATCGAGCTCACCGCAACGCTGTGGGTCCCGGCAGGCTATGACAAGTCGCAAGGTCCTCTTCCGACTCTGATGGAGGCATACCCTGTCGAGTTCAAAAGCCGCAGCACCGCGGGACAGGTCAGCGGTTCGCCAAACAGGTTTCCGCGTATCACTGCAGGATCGCCGGTGTTCTTCACTCAGTCCGGATACGCTGTACTTGAGAACGCGAGCATTCCCATCGTCGGAGAGGGAACGGCTCAGCCGAACGACACCTATGTGGAACAGCTCGTTGCCGGTGCTAAGGCGGCCATCGATTATGGCTCGTCTCTGGGAGTGGTCGATCCCAAACGCGTAGCCGTCATGGGCCACAGTTATGGTGCCTTCATGACAGCAAATCTACTGGCTCACTCCGATATGTTTCGTGCAGGGATCGCTCGCAGTGGAGCATACAACCGAACTCTCACGCCCTATGGTTTCCAGGCTGAAGAGCGAACGTACTGGCAGGCGCCAGAGACGTATTACAAGATGTCCCCGTTCAACTACGCGGATAAGATCAAGACTCCGATTCTGCTCATTCACGGTGAGGCTGACGATAATACGGGTACTTATCCCATTCAGAGCGAACGCTTCTACGCCGCGCTAAAAGGCCAGGGCGCTACTGTTCGCCTCGTATTTCTTCCTCTGGAGGCACATGGATACGAAGCTCATGAAAGCATCCAGCACATGCTCTGGGAGATGAATCGCTGGCTTGACACGTACGTCAAGCCGCTCACGCCTGTCTCTACCGTTAGTGGGAACGACTCTCCCACACATTAG
- a CDS encoding TonB-dependent receptor, with amino-acid sequence MKQHKTWMLSMILIGLLLNLAAAAVAQSTFGSVRGIVQDNTTAVIADSQIVLHSLDENTERTVTADASGSFIFENVKAGKYSLHAHHDGFADTQMSGISVEARQDVRLMVLLTIAAQSTTVDVTSGADQINTENGTLSDSKDNLQMTQLPLNNRATTTSPLGALGLSPNVQTDSQGNIALGGASSSMVNFSVDGISTANVRQNGALQDAYPSQEGIAAVKVTAFNNSAEFSQVGDVTFTTKNGTNNYHGSVFEYLQNQALDAIPYGFSSKSPKKFNTFGFSLSGPITIPRLYNGHNRTFFFADYEGNRRSTAVAQQFEVPTQNERDGDLSGFNIPGQAPLAPITNISPTAKALLTYIPLPNVSGQSGFNYENFQSTPARTDGADIRVDQTLNTKQSVYARFSRKNITSDFANPFLPNDVDSIHNRSLLVSHTYTITPKLLNEFRFGFTNVTTSVDFPIQGSDALTQLGLTGVNTSQHPDTHAFPTFNFSAGTGLTPIGRDKAGITQSKTLQFSDNVTYSFGKHTLKGGIDIRRVRYFDLESFAPTYASDDFGDFIFQPTFTGNAFGDFLEGAPTTLNFAVSSPDVGGAATQYSLFAQDEFQVNSRLTLSYGLRWQVLPGFQEDGGNLANFDQRNNSIVVPDALAGYLASQSITPANVAFQQSFNACNLNNTSLACTKYVTASQDGLPQSLRNTYKGNFQPRVSVAYRPFNDTKTVVRAGFGIYTMTNLGPLSFNNSGNPTSSLHSYANSAIPGTSTPTIQFPNTAPATIGAQIGGGSLDQGVDPNYRDPQSNQWNVTVERQVSDNTSVRASYVGMHTYRLSITEDLNQIPASTTPFTTTAAIPWADPRSPYQNWAQLYSTFNAGEANYRALELNATHRMQHGLYFDANYTLADNKADNQGDVPSGFAGEVNYGGPIADRFNIKQDLGNQEGTRRHRMLLTGVYQLPFGRGRSFMNGSGVKDAVLGGWDLTTVTLLETGPWLTPSISGSADQSNTNVVNRGAVLRPDVVSNHFYTGQSRVQYFNLAAFAPTPTDAGRFGNAGVGILQGPGTAAVSLGVAKQFHITETVHARFETTFTNVLNHTNFAPPVTAIDSSTFGALIGPQTAENAGNRTGQAALRIDF; translated from the coding sequence TTGAAGCAGCATAAGACCTGGATGCTTTCCATGATCTTGATTGGCCTGCTTCTGAATCTAGCTGCGGCAGCTGTCGCGCAGTCTACGTTTGGAAGTGTGAGAGGCATCGTGCAGGACAACACGACTGCAGTGATCGCGGACAGCCAGATCGTGCTGCACAGTCTAGACGAGAATACGGAGCGCACTGTGACTGCTGACGCATCGGGCAGCTTCATCTTCGAGAATGTAAAGGCAGGCAAGTACAGCTTGCATGCGCACCACGATGGATTTGCAGATACGCAGATGTCTGGAATCTCTGTCGAGGCCCGTCAGGACGTTCGGCTGATGGTGTTACTGACGATCGCAGCACAGTCGACGACGGTTGACGTGACCTCTGGCGCTGATCAAATCAACACTGAAAACGGCACTCTGAGCGATTCGAAGGATAATCTGCAGATGACGCAGCTGCCGTTGAACAATCGTGCAACGACAACGAGTCCATTGGGCGCGCTTGGACTTTCGCCCAATGTGCAGACTGACAGCCAAGGGAACATCGCACTTGGTGGAGCGAGTTCCTCGATGGTGAATTTTTCGGTCGATGGTATCTCGACTGCCAATGTTCGACAGAACGGCGCTTTGCAGGATGCTTACCCCTCGCAGGAAGGGATCGCCGCAGTCAAGGTGACGGCGTTCAACAACAGTGCAGAGTTCTCTCAGGTCGGTGACGTCACCTTTACCACGAAGAACGGAACCAACAACTATCACGGCAGTGTGTTTGAGTACCTGCAGAACCAGGCATTGGACGCCATTCCGTATGGTTTCAGCAGCAAGTCTCCGAAGAAGTTCAACACCTTCGGATTTTCGTTGAGTGGACCCATAACGATTCCGCGGTTGTACAACGGGCATAACCGAACTTTTTTCTTTGCGGACTACGAAGGCAATCGCCGTTCGACCGCGGTGGCACAGCAGTTTGAGGTGCCAACACAGAACGAAAGGGACGGTGACTTGAGCGGGTTCAATATCCCCGGACAGGCTCCGCTAGCTCCTATTACCAACATTAGTCCAACCGCGAAAGCGTTGCTCACCTACATCCCCCTTCCGAATGTGAGTGGGCAGTCTGGCTTCAACTATGAGAACTTCCAATCAACTCCAGCTCGGACAGATGGTGCCGACATTCGCGTCGACCAGACCCTGAACACGAAGCAGTCGGTCTATGCTCGCTTCAGTCGGAAGAACATAACGTCCGACTTCGCAAATCCATTTCTCCCCAACGATGTTGATTCGATCCATAACCGAAGCCTTCTTGTCTCTCACACCTACACGATTACTCCAAAGCTTTTGAACGAGTTCCGCTTTGGCTTTACCAACGTCACGACGAGCGTCGATTTTCCGATTCAAGGCTCGGATGCACTGACTCAACTCGGATTGACAGGCGTAAACACTAGCCAGCATCCGGATACTCATGCTTTTCCTACGTTCAACTTCAGCGCCGGTACGGGGCTGACGCCGATCGGCAGAGACAAGGCCGGTATCACACAGTCAAAGACGCTGCAGTTCAGCGACAACGTAACCTACAGCTTCGGCAAGCACACTTTGAAGGGGGGAATCGATATTCGCCGGGTTCGGTACTTCGACCTGGAGAGCTTTGCGCCAACCTACGCTTCGGACGATTTTGGTGACTTTATCTTTCAGCCGACCTTTACCGGAAATGCCTTCGGCGATTTTCTAGAGGGCGCGCCGACCACGCTAAACTTCGCAGTATCCAGCCCCGACGTAGGTGGAGCGGCGACGCAATACAGCCTGTTTGCTCAGGATGAGTTCCAGGTAAACAGCAGATTGACGTTGAGCTACGGTCTGCGCTGGCAGGTTCTTCCTGGCTTCCAGGAGGACGGCGGCAATCTGGCTAACTTCGATCAGCGGAACAACTCGATTGTGGTTCCGGATGCGCTGGCCGGATATCTTGCGAGCCAGAGCATTACGCCCGCGAACGTTGCCTTTCAGCAGTCGTTCAATGCCTGCAACCTGAATAACACCTCTCTGGCCTGCACAAAGTACGTAACAGCGAGCCAGGATGGGCTACCGCAGAGCCTGCGAAACACGTACAAAGGAAACTTTCAGCCTCGCGTGTCTGTGGCCTATCGTCCCTTCAACGATACGAAGACGGTTGTGCGTGCTGGTTTCGGCATCTATACGATGACGAATCTGGGACCGCTCTCGTTCAACAACAGCGGCAACCCAACATCGAGCCTGCATAGCTATGCCAATAGCGCCATTCCTGGAACGAGTACTCCAACGATCCAATTCCCCAACACTGCACCTGCGACGATCGGTGCGCAGATCGGCGGAGGCAGTCTCGATCAAGGAGTCGACCCCAACTACCGCGATCCACAGTCGAATCAGTGGAACGTGACAGTGGAGCGGCAGGTCTCCGATAACACGTCTGTTCGCGCGAGCTATGTCGGCATGCACACGTACCGATTGAGCATCACGGAGGATCTGAACCAGATTCCCGCGAGCACGACGCCGTTTACGACCACTGCTGCAATTCCGTGGGCCGATCCTCGGTCTCCTTATCAGAACTGGGCGCAACTCTACAGTACATTCAACGCAGGTGAAGCAAACTATCGTGCATTGGAGTTGAACGCGACGCATCGTATGCAGCATGGCCTCTACTTCGATGCAAACTACACCCTTGCGGACAACAAAGCAGATAACCAGGGCGATGTGCCAAGTGGGTTTGCAGGAGAGGTCAACTATGGTGGGCCGATCGCTGACCGCTTCAACATCAAACAGGATCTCGGCAATCAGGAAGGAACTCGTCGTCACCGTATGCTGCTGACGGGCGTGTATCAACTTCCTTTTGGCAGAGGCCGCAGCTTTATGAATGGCAGTGGAGTAAAGGATGCTGTACTGGGCGGCTGGGACCTGACCACCGTGACGCTGCTTGAGACTGGGCCGTGGCTGACGCCAAGCATCAGCGGTTCGGCAGACCAGTCAAATACTAACGTCGTGAACCGTGGCGCGGTACTGCGTCCAGATGTGGTCTCAAATCACTTCTACACTGGGCAATCCAGAGTACAGTACTTCAACCTGGCAGCCTTCGCGCCGACACCAACAGACGCTGGCCGCTTTGGTAATGCAGGAGTCGGTATCTTACAAGGACCAGGAACCGCAGCAGTCAGCCTCGGTGTGGCAAAGCAGTTCCACATCACGGAGACTGTTCACGCTCGCTTCGAGACGACTTTTACCAATGTGCTGAACCATACAAACTTCGCACCACCAGTGACGGCGATTGATAGCTCGACCTTTGGTGCGTTGATCGGTCCTCAGACAGCAGAGAATGCTGGCAATCGCACGGGACAGGCGGCGCTTCGGATAGATTTCTAG
- a CDS encoding sensor histidine kinase — MSPTLESALIGLLKMPTKAVHDRVIRISVGAAATLLMTWLAYRFHFNLSSATSVHLLLVTVIALRWGFFEASIVSLLSVVCLDYFFTQPLFAFYMSDSHDWVALITFESVALLVSRLSNQVSRHVREAETHRSHLQKLYELSQHVLLLDRQRPVDEQLTSLIQSTLQVKGVALWNAYDLRFCKSGECDITEAELRSICFMETNKDDLAAATSWRVLRLGGRPIGSVVVCGHSLDSASLNATASLIAVAIERARSFSAESSAEAARQSEQLRSAVLDGLAHAFKTPLTTIRSSSSGLLEMNTLSGTEEKLVTLIDRQASHLNDLTTHLLRTARLDNADLKLKREQIDLVQLIQSSIEASSHELNQHSVHMQPTIRHSKVWADPHLLKMAIFQLLDNAAKYGTPGSTIAVDVQEEDAEILISVCNEGSFIPFEERDKIFQRFYRCPGSDRRASGTGIGLAVVKRITEAHRGRTWVNSNHHAETTFFLTLPRMAKER, encoded by the coding sequence ATGTCCCCAACTCTAGAATCAGCCCTAATCGGTCTTCTCAAGATGCCCACCAAAGCAGTACACGATCGTGTCATAAGAATCTCTGTTGGAGCTGCGGCTACGCTGCTTATGACGTGGCTTGCCTATCGGTTTCATTTCAACCTCTCTTCTGCAACCTCGGTTCATCTCCTGCTCGTAACCGTCATAGCTCTCCGCTGGGGATTTTTTGAAGCAAGCATCGTGTCTCTGCTGTCCGTCGTTTGCCTCGATTACTTCTTTACTCAGCCGTTGTTCGCGTTCTACATGTCGGACTCACATGACTGGGTGGCGTTGATCACCTTTGAAAGCGTAGCTCTCCTGGTGAGCCGCCTTTCCAATCAGGTTAGCCGTCATGTTCGTGAAGCAGAGACACACCGGTCGCATCTACAAAAACTTTACGAGCTGAGCCAGCACGTTCTTCTTCTCGACAGACAAAGACCGGTCGATGAGCAGCTCACCAGTCTGATTCAATCCACCCTCCAGGTAAAGGGCGTTGCACTTTGGAACGCCTACGATCTTCGCTTCTGCAAGAGCGGCGAGTGCGACATCACAGAAGCTGAGCTGCGCTCCATATGCTTCATGGAAACCAATAAGGACGATCTCGCAGCTGCTACTTCCTGGCGCGTTCTGCGTCTGGGCGGCCGACCCATTGGCTCAGTGGTGGTGTGCGGACATTCGCTCGATAGTGCATCGCTTAATGCAACAGCATCGTTGATCGCTGTTGCTATCGAAAGAGCGCGCTCCTTCTCTGCAGAGAGCAGCGCCGAGGCGGCCCGTCAGAGCGAGCAACTACGTTCCGCCGTGCTGGATGGTCTCGCGCATGCCTTCAAGACCCCGCTGACCACAATCAGGAGCTCAAGCTCCGGGCTATTGGAGATGAACACCTTATCAGGCACGGAAGAGAAGCTCGTCACTCTCATCGACCGACAAGCGAGTCATCTCAACGATCTCACCACGCATCTCCTCCGAACGGCGAGGCTCGACAACGCCGATCTCAAGCTAAAGAGAGAGCAGATCGATCTTGTGCAGCTTATCCAAAGCAGCATCGAGGCATCCTCGCATGAACTCAATCAACACTCCGTCCACATGCAACCGACAATACGACACAGCAAAGTATGGGCCGACCCACATCTCCTGAAGATGGCAATCTTTCAACTCCTGGATAACGCGGCAAAGTACGGTACTCCTGGCTCCACGATCGCAGTCGATGTTCAGGAAGAAGATGCAGAGATACTGATCAGTGTCTGCAACGAGGGCTCCTTCATTCCTTTCGAAGAGAGAGACAAGATATTCCAACGCTTTTACCGTTGTCCGGGCTCGGACCGGAGAGCGTCAGGAACAGGAATAGGGCTCGCAGTGGTTAAGCGGATCACAGAAGCGCACCGAGGGCGCACCTGGGTCAACAGCAATCACCATGCCGAGACAACGTTCTTTCTTACTCTTCCCCGCATGGCAAAGGAGAGGTGA
- a CDS encoding response regulator transcription factor — MEQGNKVLIIEDDAGIRQSLFETLSALGFMIGEAGNGEEALVRLRMVTYDAVLLDINMPGMGGMETCRRIFDAYPRLPIIMLTVRDDEEDKVEALDAGAHDYVTKPFQIRELTARLRAAIRASKTTAAPSDSLIAIGDLALNPGRYRVEKFGQEVHLTPKEFEMLRYLMEHAGRPIPHSRLLTSIWGPEYGNEREYLRVLINQLRKKIEDDPTRPTYILTESHVGYRFRDA, encoded by the coding sequence GTGGAACAGGGAAATAAGGTCCTTATCATCGAAGACGATGCAGGAATTCGTCAAAGCCTCTTCGAGACGTTGAGCGCGCTCGGATTCATGATCGGTGAAGCCGGCAATGGAGAAGAGGCTTTGGTGCGCCTGCGCATGGTCACCTACGACGCCGTACTGCTCGACATTAATATGCCCGGAATGGGAGGGATGGAGACATGCCGCAGAATCTTCGATGCGTACCCCCGGCTTCCGATCATCATGCTCACAGTACGCGATGACGAGGAGGACAAGGTAGAAGCACTCGATGCTGGTGCACACGACTATGTGACGAAGCCCTTCCAGATCCGAGAATTAACTGCGCGGCTCCGTGCAGCTATCCGCGCTTCCAAGACAACCGCCGCTCCCTCTGACTCTCTTATTGCCATCGGTGACCTCGCGCTTAATCCAGGCCGTTATCGTGTCGAAAAATTCGGACAGGAGGTTCACCTGACTCCGAAGGAGTTTGAAATGTTGCGTTATCTCATGGAACATGCCGGCCGGCCCATTCCTCATAGCCGTCTGCTCACCTCAATATGGGGTCCTGAGTATGGCAATGAACGCGAATATCTCCGCGTGCTGATCAACCAGCTACGGAAAAAAATTGAAGACGATCCTACTCGCCCCACTTATATCTTGACGGAAAGCCATGTCGGCTATCGCTTTCGTGATGCTTAG
- a CDS encoding HlyD family secretion protein has translation MIKRAVVPIVVLGIAIALFFLIRSHWTRDEVGAGVQKTDDAYVRADQTPLSTRISGTVRRVSANDYQAVKAGQLLVELDDADYQAIVKEAEAALEAAKAEYSGNQDAKRAADANVAAAEAGIEQAQAAVAAAHAGIAATQANVDEAESEFARQQALLNNKAATKQQFEQAQATRLGVEAGLQGHQTDLARAQATAASAKAALAGAKQQRSGLNAKDSVLLAQIAAKKAAITVAQVNLSYTKIFAPSDGSVGEFRVHPGQLVGAGVQVVDLVQSGVWIQANYRETQLGHVRRGDNVDVRIDALPSVSFRGHVEEVSPASGSQFALLPPDNATGNYTKVVQRIPVKIVLDQNSAIEQLRPGFSAEVEIHPSGSSAAR, from the coding sequence ATGATTAAACGCGCTGTCGTCCCGATTGTGGTGCTTGGGATAGCAATAGCTCTTTTTTTTCTCATTCGAAGTCACTGGACAAGAGACGAGGTTGGGGCTGGAGTTCAAAAGACGGATGATGCGTACGTGCGGGCAGACCAAACACCTTTGAGTACCCGTATCAGTGGGACCGTACGGCGCGTATCCGCGAATGACTATCAGGCAGTTAAGGCAGGACAACTACTCGTCGAGTTGGATGACGCTGACTACCAGGCAATCGTCAAGGAGGCTGAGGCCGCGCTGGAAGCCGCGAAGGCTGAATACTCCGGGAACCAGGATGCAAAGCGTGCTGCGGATGCCAATGTAGCTGCAGCCGAGGCCGGTATAGAACAAGCACAGGCGGCAGTCGCCGCGGCGCACGCAGGCATCGCCGCAACACAGGCAAATGTTGACGAGGCGGAATCGGAGTTCGCCCGGCAACAGGCCTTGCTCAACAACAAAGCGGCAACGAAGCAGCAATTTGAGCAAGCGCAAGCGACACGATTAGGTGTAGAAGCAGGTCTGCAAGGACATCAGACCGATCTCGCGAGAGCTCAGGCCACTGCAGCAAGCGCCAAGGCGGCCCTGGCCGGCGCGAAGCAGCAGCGATCCGGATTGAATGCAAAAGACTCTGTATTACTCGCTCAGATAGCAGCAAAAAAAGCCGCCATTACCGTCGCGCAAGTCAACCTCAGCTACACGAAGATCTTTGCACCGTCCGACGGTTCCGTTGGGGAGTTTCGTGTCCATCCGGGACAATTGGTTGGAGCCGGCGTTCAAGTCGTCGACCTCGTACAAAGCGGCGTTTGGATTCAGGCAAATTACAGGGAGACCCAACTCGGACATGTTCGCCGAGGCGACAACGTGGATGTACGGATCGACGCTCTTCCATCCGTATCTTTCCGCGGCCATGTCGAAGAGGTTTCGCCGGCGAGTGGATCGCAGTTTGCCCTCCTGCCGCCGGATAACGCAACGGGAAATTACACCAAGGTTGTCCAACGCATTCCGGTCAAAATCGTGCTGGACCAAAACTCTGCGATCGAACAACTACGACCTGGTTTCTCTGCTGAGGTCGAAATCCATCCTTCTGGCAGCTCTGCTGCGAGGTAA
- a CDS encoding MFS transporter, which produces MSEAPQENASGRTYNPYFGVAGVLLGAALATFLGRLLSVGIADLRGALHLDFDAASWIGTSYNMGLMFIGPFSVYLGGLLGPRRVLLACAAIFSVLCAFLPLVTHFSTLITLLVLAGLTAGTFYPLSLSFILRNIPQRYALYGIAAYAVDIVVSTHIAHSYEGWFMTSLSWRWIFWTDACLTPLMMIFIYLGIAPQPLPQPKPGQPKPSWRGFLYFSVGAALVYGALDQGQRLDWWRSGTFVALIVTGTFLIVCAAVRHFMLPNPLLNFPFIRRRNPLLMAFVLVFFRFMLLSAVVVVPSYLASVQSYNNQEVGPVLLWLAIPQIFAGLFAVYLLGRIDNRIILGSGFALMGLGCLMNASLSSAWSGTNFMMSQLVLALGEGLAFNGLVGSLILDILNSGAMSRGIDLLTFSGFFQTVRLLGGEIGSTFMQHFLQTREQFHSNMVGLHVQAGSSATNERIAALTAAMGAQASSHDVALGRASVLLALTVRKQAFTLAITDCFLLLACASVACLVIISFLGPLKVQYKQLLASLKAQRA; this is translated from the coding sequence ATGTCAGAAGCGCCACAGGAGAATGCAAGCGGGCGAACCTATAACCCCTACTTCGGGGTTGCCGGAGTTCTGCTTGGCGCAGCGCTTGCTACCTTTCTAGGCCGTCTGCTGAGCGTGGGTATTGCCGACTTGCGCGGCGCACTCCATCTTGATTTCGATGCAGCGTCGTGGATAGGCACCTCGTACAACATGGGGCTTATGTTTATCGGGCCGTTCTCCGTCTATCTAGGAGGCCTGCTCGGTCCACGACGTGTTCTCCTGGCATGCGCCGCGATCTTTAGTGTTCTCTGCGCCTTCTTGCCATTGGTGACACATTTTTCAACGCTTATCACTCTTCTGGTTTTAGCAGGACTGACAGCGGGGACGTTCTATCCGCTGAGTCTGTCTTTTATCCTCCGGAATATCCCGCAACGCTATGCACTCTACGGCATCGCCGCATATGCCGTCGATATTGTTGTCTCGACCCATATTGCCCACTCGTACGAGGGATGGTTCATGACTTCGCTGTCGTGGCGCTGGATCTTCTGGACAGACGCCTGCCTCACGCCGTTGATGATGATCTTCATCTATCTCGGTATTGCTCCCCAGCCATTGCCTCAACCGAAGCCCGGACAACCGAAGCCATCCTGGCGTGGCTTCCTGTACTTCAGTGTGGGCGCGGCGCTGGTCTATGGAGCTCTCGATCAGGGGCAACGGCTGGACTGGTGGCGTTCAGGGACCTTCGTCGCTCTTATCGTTACCGGCACGTTTCTTATTGTTTGCGCTGCGGTACGGCATTTCATGCTGCCAAACCCGCTGCTCAATTTTCCTTTTATCCGCCGGCGCAATCCGTTGCTGATGGCATTCGTGCTTGTCTTTTTCCGGTTTATGCTTCTCTCTGCCGTCGTCGTCGTCCCCAGCTATCTGGCAAGCGTTCAGAGCTACAACAATCAAGAAGTTGGTCCGGTACTGTTGTGGCTTGCGATCCCACAGATCTTTGCCGGCCTCTTCGCCGTTTATCTCTTGGGCCGAATCGACAATCGCATTATCCTTGGCTCGGGTTTCGCTCTGATGGGGCTTGGTTGTTTGATGAATGCCAGTCTTTCGTCCGCGTGGTCGGGAACAAACTTCATGATGAGCCAGCTGGTACTCGCGCTGGGAGAAGGTCTTGCATTCAACGGATTGGTTGGGTCGCTCATCCTGGACATTCTGAACTCTGGCGCGATGAGCCGGGGTATTGATCTTCTGACGTTTTCTGGTTTCTTCCAGACGGTACGTCTTCTCGGCGGAGAAATTGGATCCACGTTCATGCAGCACTTCCTGCAGACTCGCGAGCAGTTCCATTCCAATATGGTGGGCCTGCATGTGCAAGCGGGTTCGTCCGCTACCAATGAACGAATCGCCGCCCTCACCGCAGCGATGGGGGCGCAGGCCAGTAGCCACGATGTCGCGTTGGGACGCGCGTCAGTGTTACTTGCTCTGACTGTTCGTAAGCAGGCCTTCACTCTGGCGATAACCGATTGTTTCTTACTGCTGGCTTGCGCATCTGTCGCATGTCTGGTGATTATCTCCTTCCTAGGACCTCTGAAGGTTCAGTACAAACAGCTACTTGCTTCCTTGAAAGCTCAGAGGGCATGA